Proteins from one Cryptomeria japonica chromosome 4, Sugi_1.0, whole genome shotgun sequence genomic window:
- the LOC131074678 gene encoding ADP,ATP carrier protein 2, chloroplastic yields MEGICVGGLSCLPQLNKFPNSHLTSRIRNLSYSGFRNSSKIAFCLSKLKSKSLNKTVRVSVLHPVGLGFRRGLSNSELYETVQLFASSKDVRQRNGRCLERLRVRATAADSLGSSPSTSPKQILGVEVKTLKKVIPLGLMFFCILFNYTILRDTKDVLVVTAKGSSAEIIPFLKTWVNLPMAIGFMIIYTKLSNILSKEALFYSCILPFIAFFGAFGFILYPLNEYLHPTVLADKLLQILGSRFLGPLAILRIWTFCLFYVMAELWGSVVVSVLFWGFANQITTVDEAKQFYPLFGLGANVALVFSGRTVKYFSHLRKNLGPGVDGWAVSLKGMMSLVVILGFAIAGIYWWTNKYVVNDPTLPKAEARKKKEKPKLGMVESAKFLLKSTYVRDLATLVVAYGISINLVEVTWKSKLKLQYPSPNEYSAFMGDFSTYTGIVTFSMMLLSRYIFRKYGWGVAATITPAVLLVTGVAFFSLVLCSDSLAPLLAQFGTTPLLAAVYVGAMQNIFSKSAKYSLFDPCKEMAYIPLDEDTKVKGKAAIDVVCNPLGKSGGALIQQVLILGCGSLANSTPYLGGILLVIVGAWLYAARSLDRQFTPLVKKDLKSKLVEGKLSAMSRAVSAEAKKKPEVTYRFVSVLNEQGFIEGRYVPITEGNTSMSQSDGNFIMPVNPPTGSTTDVGMVRSKESSDGAELQLSEPTPEN; encoded by the exons ATGGAAGGAATTTGTGTTGGGGGGCTGTCATGCCTGCCTCAGCTTAATAAATTCCCAAATTCCCACCTAACAAGTAGAATAAGAAATCTATCCTACTCGGGTTTTAGAAATTCATCTAAAATAGCATTTTGCTTATCCAAATTGAAGTCCAAATCGTTAAATAAGACAGTGAGGGTGTCTGTGCTGCACCCAGTTGGATTGGGGTTTAGGAGGGGTTTAAGCAATTCAGAACTGTATGAAACAGTTCAGTTGTTTGCTAGCTCAAAAGATGTGAGGCAGAGGAATGGGAGGTGTTTGGAGCGTTTGAGGGTGAGAGCAACAGCAGCAGATAGCCTTGGCTCATCGCCCTCAACTTCTCCAAAGCAAATTCTAGGTGTAGAAGTTAAAACACTGAAGAAGGTCATACCTCTAGGTCTCAtgttcttttgcattttgtttaaTTACACCATTCTGAGAGATACAAAGGATGTATTGGTTGTGACAGCCAAGGGCAGTAGTGCAGAAATTATTCCATTTTTGAAGACATGGGTGAACTTGCCAATGGCTATTGGCTTCATGATCATCTATACTAAGCTTTCTAATATCCTTTCTAAAGAAGCACTATTTTATAGTTGCATACTGCCGTTTATAGCCTTCTTCGGTGCCTTTGGATTTATTCTGTATCCTCTCAACGAATATTTGCACCCGACCGTTTTGGCAGACAAGCTTCTTCAGATACTGGGTTCCAGATTTTTGGGACCACTCGCAATTCTTAGGATATGGACATTCTGTCTGTTTTATGTCATGGCAGAGCTATGGGGAAGTGTGGTTGTATCAGTGCTGTTTTGGGGCTTTGCCAATCAG ATTACCACTGTTGATGAGGCTAAACAGTTCTATCCTCTTTTTGGACTGGGTGCAAATGTAGCCTTGGTTTTCTCTGGCCGTACTGTTAAATACTTTTCACATCTGAGGAAAAATTTGGGACCAGGTGTGGATGGCTGGGCAGTATCATTGAAAGGAATGATGAGCCTGGTAGTCATATTGGGATTTGCAATCGCTGGGATTTACTGGTGGACAAACAAATATGTGGTAAATGATCCAACATTACCAAAGGCGGAAGCAAGGAAAAAG AAAGAAAAACCCAAGCTGGGAATGGTTGAAAGTGCAAAATTTTTGCTTAAGTCAACTTATGTGCGAGACTTGGCAACTCTTGTGGTAGCTTATGGAATAAGCATAAATCTGGTGGAAGTCACATGGAAATCCAAACTCAAGCTTCAG TATCCAAGTCCCAATGAATATTCGGCATTCATGGGAGATTTCTCCACATATACTGGAATAGTTACTTTCAGTATGATGCTGCTAAGCCGATATATATTCAGAAAATATGGCTGGGGTGTCGCAGCTACCATCACTCCAGCAGTGCTGCTTGTGACAGGAGTGGCATTCTTTTCATTGGTGCTTTGTAGCGATTCACTCGCTCCACTTCTAGCACAATTTGGAACGACACCATTACTAGCAGCAGTCTATGTGGGAGCCATGCAAAATATTTTCAGTAAAAGTGCCAAGTACAGCTTGTTTGATCCTTGCAAAGAAATGGCTTATATTCCTCTTGATGAAGATACAAAG GTCAAGGGCAAAGCTGCAATCGATGTGGTCTGCAATCCACTTGGGAAGTCAGGAGGTGCACTCATTCAGCAGGTCCTTATATTGGGATGTGGGTCACTTGCTAATTCAACACCATATCTTGGAGGCATTCTTCTTGTTATAGTTGGAGCTTGGCTTTATGCAGCACGCTCTCTTGATCGCCAATTCACTCCACTTGTTAAGAAGGATTTGAAGAGCAAGTTAGTGGAAGGAAAGTTGTCGGCAATGTCCAGAGCTGTGTCAGCCGAAGCAAAGAAAAAACCAGAG GTAACCTACAGATTTGTAAGTGTGCTCAATGAACAAGGGTTTATTGAAGGCCGTTATGTCCCTATCACAGAAGGCAATACTTCAATGTCACAATCAGATGGGAACTTTATTATGCCAGTAAACCCTCCCACAGGCAGTACTACTGATGTAGGAATGGTTAGATCTAAGGAATCATCAGATGGTGCCGAGTTACAATTGTCAGAGCCTACTCCAGAAAATTAA